ATGCTTATAAAAGCATTTACTGCTATTCTGGCAGTAATTCTGGAAGCTTTTGGTGTTTATTGTGAGGGAGAGTTTAGATGGAACTGTGGGTAAGAAGTCAATATCTTGAACTGCATTGGTTTTGTCCTTAAGTATGACCTAACACAACATGTGATTAAAGTGATAACAAATTGCATGCTACAGCTAAATAAAATCAAACTAACCCAGGCAGAGATACACCTATGGAGATAGATTTTTGAATTAGCACACGAATGCCAACGTACTCAATGGCAAGTCTGATAGCttcttttgacaaatttgaaATGCTTAATTTCTAGtgattttggttttgaaaaattctgGTTGCGTCTGAATTTGGGGTTTCATAAATTTCAGGGGGCTTAATTTGGGGTTTGAATTTTACACTTTGCCTCTGTTCTAGTTTTGGGCCTTAGGGCGCCGACAGCAGCagggaagaaattttggatagAGTGAGATTTAGTTGAGTGGATAACCACATTTTCAAGTAGAAAATGATTTCCTTTACTCTTTGAGTGCTTTTGGTGTGGTTTCAGTTTCCATAAGTTCTTCAGTCATTGGATGTTAGCTTATCATAAGTGGCTAAAAGTTATTCAATTGATTTTGAGGAGATTGTTGTAGCTTCATTGAAACGTTAAAGATAATCAGTATTGGGGAAATGTAATtcacttttttcaattttctcccTTAATATCCTGGTAGAACCATTCTCAAGTCTTGAAGTTGTTTCTTCTTAAAGTCATTGTGTGATTACTTATGATGGCTCTGATTTTGTTTGCCTCATAATTCTTGTAGGTATCCCTATATGGCCGTggttttaaatttcagtcaatCGTGGGCTTTGTATTGCTTAGTGCAATTTTACAGCATCACAAAGGTTGAATTAGCACACATTAAGCCATTAGCCAAGTTTCTGACATTTAAGTCAATTGTGTTCTTGACTTGGTGGCAAGGTATCTTTATTGCCCTTTTCTATGATCTTGGCCTGCTAAGAAGCCCTATAGCTCAAGCTTTGCAGTTCCAGTCAAGTGTTCAAGATTTTATAATATGCATTGAGGTAATATTCCATCTAATTAGTTTCTTCTTATATCAATTTGCCCAACTTTATTCTCATTTTAAAGTTTGAACATAATACTCATACTCATTGACATGATTGATGAAAAGTACTTGGGTAACACATGCATGTAATTTGTTTTAAATACTTATTTGGTATTTTGGGCTTAAAGTTCTCATGATTACCATCCTTATCTTGCCGAAATTGATGGCCAGAGTTATAGATTGTTGATAGGGTAATTGCTGATACCAATTTTGTCATTGCTCACTTTTTCCATGGTCTAAAAATTTTTAGCAGGCGTAAGTATTGTGCATTGTAAAACTGGGAAAGAGGGGATGAAGTCAACTCCTAATGTAGCATAACTTCGAAATAACACTCGAAATCATAATGGATGGCTTGttcatttcttgtttttatGTCTCTGAGGGAAGAAGAGAAGATTATTTCTGGGCTTgggacttttttttcttttggcccCTGGTGGCTTCTTCATTGGTGGAGCATGTCATGTGTCACTCATGGAGATGATGCCAGTTGCATGAATTCCTCCTTTAAGTCATGGGGTCTACCAGATAGATACTGTTGCAATTTAGCATTTCCAAGCTAATCATTTTTGTGTTTTATCCATGTGATTGTTGATAGAAATGTACTTTATAGAATTGCAAACTGACTTGTACCTCTTGGCTATGGGAATAAGAGTTTGCAGTTCAGTGTGGTCAGCTGATGGAAATAGGCTGTGATCAAGgagatttttttcctttcattctctctttcttcctttaAAATGAATGATAGAAAATCTTTGGAGCTAAATAATTGACATATGTGTCAAAGACAAATGGCCTCCTAAATTCATGTCAGACAAGCTCTTGAATTCATAGGAACATTAGCCTTTTCCTTTGTCAAGTCCTCGATCATAGAATTGCTGTCCATTGGGTGTTTTGTTAGCATAATAGCAGCTATGACAAACACATGTTTAGAAGTTCCACTTTACTTTTTGGGTCACTTGGTTTCAGTTTCTTGAAATGTCTGGAACTATAATTCTGATCTGATGATTTTTTTGGATTCAGATTTAAAATGTGATTTTTCGCTTCATGTTCACCCTTACCTAGACTGTGTTGTGCATGACTACGCAATGCTGAAATTTTCAAGTAAATATGAAAGTTTAACTGGCCTTTGTATTTATCCAGCACAGATGGGCATCGCTTCTGTGGTTCATCTGTATGTGTTCCCTGCAAAGCCGTATGAGCTGATGGAAGACTATTTCCCTGGAAGTGTTTCAGTTCTTGGAGACTATATTGGTGAATATCCAGTTGATCCTGAAGAGGTTAGAGACAGTGAGCGTCCTACAAAATTGCGCCTTCCCCAACCTGAAGTTAATGTTAGGAGTGGAATGACCATCAAAGAAAGCGTTAAGGACGTTTTTGTTGGTGCTGGTGAATTTGTAAGTTTTTCTTCTCCATGGAACAGAGATAAGCTATTTTGGGTAGTTAAGGCTACCTTGGTGTTACCAAGACACTGATAAGTCATGTTCATAAGCTCTGTTTAAGGATAATCATCATCATGGTAGTAATCTCTTTCAGTAAAGCTGGGTTTAACAGAAGAATAGCCTGAAAACTCTTTATTTACTTTAGTCATCTCAGCCAGTGTCTGgcttttcttgcttttattaattTGCTTCATCTactctttatatatttttaggtTGGGGTAGGGTAAGATATCCGTTCGTTGTGTTTCATTTTCTGGATTTCGGGTTGTCTGGAAGATTGTGGGATTTGATCACATGTTAATGGAGGATTTTCCGCTCATGGAGTTTTGTAGATTTTGAGGACCATAATGTACTTGAAAACGTTACTGCATTGAATGGAATATCAGATAACATAGAATTTCATTAGTGTTAGTATGTAGGACCCTGAATTAGTTGTTGCCTCACCAGCCCTTTGAACCTTAAGGAATTACTTTTTGTGGTCTCGTTGAACCCATTTCTCAGATGGGAGAACATGTGTATTGGTCATTGTGCTGTGGTGCGGGTGGTATAGGATGATCTATGTTAATTTTAGTAATTGGCAAGCATGCAAACTCTTATCTGTAAATGTGGATTTAAGCTTTCGAAGAAAGACTCTTTTACAAAAAGATTGTGCTACATGCTATTCTCTCATTGAtgcttgtttaattttttttcctgaacttttcttttttggtgtaTGTCATTGTTTCCTTGCAGCATCTCtgccttttattttgttttttttttttagttatttatcACTTGTTTGGACACCTTTAACCTTATTGTCCCTTTATGCATTTGGACTAGCATCTTTCTTTGTTCATGTAAACATCTTTCATCAGTTCTAATTCTGGGATTTTAAGCTGTGATCTAGATTGTGAATGATGTGAAGTTTACTGTGACACAAGCTGTAGAGCCCATGGAGAAGGGAATTTCACATATAAATAAGAAACTGCATAAGATCTCTCAGAACATGAAGAAGcatgaaaaagagaggaggACTAAGGACGACAGCTGTATTGATCCTCCATCTCGTAGAGTAATTCGTGGAATAGATGATCCCCTCTTAAATGGTAGTATCAGTGATACTGGGAGTGTTCGGAAGAAGAAGCACCGTCGAAAATCTGGATACACCAGTGCAGAAAGCGGTGGTGAGAGTAGCAGTGATCATAGTTTTGGTGATTATCAGATCCGAGGCAGGAGGTGGGTTACCAGAGACTAGGTGCTATGAAGTAATGTTGCACATGAACAGACAATTGTGTACAGGAGATCCCTCGGCGTGATCTTTTTTTCTTCAACACGAGGACTGCTCTCTTCAAAGCATGTTTCTGCTGCAATGAAGTTCaaagttttcattttggaattACGTCAATGCTTGGGTTTTACTCATATCATCCGATTGAAGTGGCATCCTGAAAGGGTTTGTGGAGACACTTTGCCGTATGCATTACATCAAACTTAATAGGCAAAAAGATTGTACCATAGAGCTCTCTCTATATTGGTCGCGAAGTTCCCAAACCGTATTAGGATGAATTTCCTCAACCAGTTTTTCGAACACTTCTCTTTAAATGTCAATCGATGTCTTCATTAGGTTGTTGTACCACAGACTCGTTTAATTATGATCAGTTGCTGAGTTTCTCATGGGCAGGGATGGATCAAGACAATCTAAAGCTGTGTGCGCAACTTTCCATCTCATGATTCTTTTCCATAGTTGCAGTTCTGACAAGAGGATTCTCCTTCACGACTTCAAATATTGCATCTTCTCAGGGCTGAGGATGAATGGTGCAGTCCAAGGATGCAGGCAAGATTTGTAATTTTTCACTTCTAGTTGGTTGTGATCGATCTGGATTTCAAAAAAGGCATAGCTTCTTTCGTTACTACTGCTAAATAAATGTCATGTGGGACGACCCTCCTTGTGTAAGATGATTTTATCACCTCTCAAAAGGGCTATCACTTTTCCTATCGAGCATGTTCTCATTTTATGTAATGTCAAATAGGTACCTAAAAGGTTATGTTTGGTGAGTCAAGTCTTTCTGTATTTTTAAACATAATAATCAAGTAGCACATcatcatgatttttcctttttt
The DNA window shown above is from Coffea arabica cultivar ET-39 chromosome 5e, Coffea Arabica ET-39 HiFi, whole genome shotgun sequence and carries:
- the LOC113687555 gene encoding protein LAZ1 isoform X2, with amino-acid sequence MYCFGRYLVACLGGEDRTIEFMEREGRASSKTPLLDHGSERGIIQHHFPFNLLLKPWKLSQWVYQVIKFGIVQYMLIKAFTAILAVILEAFGVYCEGEFRWNCGYPYMAVVLNFSQSWALYCLVQFYSITKVELAHIKPLAKFLTFKSIVFLTWWQGIFIALFYDLGLLRSPIAQALQFQSSVQDFIICIEMGIASVVHLYVFPAKPYELMEDYFPGSVSVLGDYIGEYPVDPEEVRDSERPTKLRLPQPEVNVRSGMTIKESVKDVFVGAGEFIVNDVKFTVTQAVEPMEKGISHINKKLHKISQNMKKHEKERRTKDDSCIDPPSRRVIRGIDDPLLNGSISDTGSVRKKKHRRKSGYTSAESGGESSSDHSFGDYQIRGRRWVTRD
- the LOC113687555 gene encoding protein LAZ1 isoform X1, with amino-acid sequence MQNIIQSFCFNWLKSSYSPPTWAAAIGGVFVIVTLILSIYLLFEHLSAYKHPEEQKFLIGVILMVPCYAVESFVSLLNPSISVDVEILRDGYESFAMYCFGRYLVACLGGEDRTIEFMEREGRASSKTPLLDHGSERGIIQHHFPFNLLLKPWKLSQWVYQVIKFGIVQYMLIKAFTAILAVILEAFGVYCEGEFRWNCGYPYMAVVLNFSQSWALYCLVQFYSITKVELAHIKPLAKFLTFKSIVFLTWWQGIFIALFYDLGLLRSPIAQALQFQSSVQDFIICIEMGIASVVHLYVFPAKPYELMEDYFPGSVSVLGDYIGEYPVDPEEVRDSERPTKLRLPQPEVNVRSGMTIKESVKDVFVGAGEFIVNDVKFTVTQAVEPMEKGISHINKKLHKISQNMKKHEKERRTKDDSCIDPPSRRVIRGIDDPLLNGSISDTGSVRKKKHRRKSGYTSAESGGESSSDHSFGDYQIRGRRWVTRD